Within Primulina tabacum isolate GXHZ01 chromosome 5, ASM2559414v2, whole genome shotgun sequence, the genomic segment TGTTGATATGTGGGGATTTTATGTAATTTGCCTCAATATCCATTATTAGGATCTTAAAGGATGAAATCTCTCgatttttatattgatttatggcATCTTTAGTCGAATCTATGTATTAAAAGAATGATCTTGGTCTAGTGTTATGAACTCGTTTCGCATTTTCTTGATCATATAGTAGGAGCTTAGTTAAATGATACTGAATAAGAAGATGCGTTGATTGGTATATAATGGAATCATTATGGTGCTTAGGAAGCAAATATGAAATAGATTATGTGCCTTTGTGCTCCTCGGTTTCTTGTTTTTCTCCTCTGAATTTAGGAGTTTTCCCTTAAAAAGCTTCTTTTTCTGGGAATCATCATAGGCGGATATAATACTACGCGGATATTCAGGTTGGAATTCAAGGCGTGCGCTGGAAGTGTTGCACCAGGTTTTTCCCAAGGTATCTGCCGGAAAATTATTCGGGTTCATTATTGTAGGAAGTCTAATATTGGCAACGCTTTTGAACTACCCTCATTTTGTTAATGGAGTGAATACAGTCTGGTTTCAAAGAAAAGAATACATGGTTACCCTGATTCCTACCGTTGAACTCGGGGAAGATCCAGTGAAAGACCCTCGGCTCGAAgcatttttttctaaaaaaattcaattttcacCTCCTCTCCCTGAGCCTCCTGGGTCTGGGTTGAATCTAATGCAACATGCTCTGTGGTGATTTACGTTGTGTGTTTAGGATGCAGTTGTCCAGCCTTCGCTCGTTATTGTATATTTTGGTGGTAATGATGCGATGCGTCCTCATCCTAGCGGCTTAGGCACTCATGTTCCTCTTCTTGAGTATGTTGAAAACATGAAAAAGGTTGCTAATCACATCAAGGTAAGAGAATGCTTCtgttcttattattattatcatttcaAACTTAGTTGTGGAGTAAGTTCTTATCATTACTCATGAGCTGAAGTGATTTGGACAACCTAAGTTGGTGAAAACTTGATGTTTCAGTGAATATGTAAATACTTTGGATTCAGGAGGAGCAATTGAATTTATACATGCATGATTCAAAATCTCTGCCGCCGCAACGTGCTTGTTCCCGATTTCCTGGACATTAATATCATGCTTCGTGTGCTAATTACTCTTGTTTTCAGAGTCTTTCGAAGAAGACACGGTTGATTTTTCTTACCTCTCCTCCTGTGAACGAACAACTGATTGACAAATTTTTCGGGTGAATTTAActcgaattcctttgatttATTCATTTCCATGTTTTGAACATATCATCTTAGAAGGTTTGGTGTTTTACTCAACCCATTTCTCTAAACCAGCAAATCATTGAATAACCAAGCTCGTACAAACGAAGCCTGCCATGCATATGCTGAAGCATTGGTGGCACTAGGCAAGGAACTAAACATCAAAGTCATCAATCTTTGGGCAGCAATTCAGCAGAGAGATGATTGGTTAACAGCTTGCTTAACGTAAGTTCACTGTTTATATTATTATGTTTCTTCCATTTTTTTCCCGGTTATGAAATGTCGCTCTCTACGACTACACTACAAAGCTCATTCCTATACAAGATGCAATAACTCGACATCTTGCAAAGTACCAAGCAATGCAATTATCATGGAGATGGCTATATACTTTTTTTACTAACAATGTTCTTGGTGTCTTGTCTAGAGATGGAATTCATTTTTCAAACGAAGGGAGCAGAATCGTCGTGAGGGAGATACTGAAGGTACTCAAAGAGTCTGAATGGAAGCCGAGCCTCCACTGGCTATCAATGCCAACTGAATTTCCAGAGAATTCGCCTTATTATGAGGTTGATTCTGATGGGAAAACTACTAGGAACTTCTCTAATTCAATTTCTAGTTGGAAAATCGAGTGGACACATGGCATCAAATCTAATCTTTGAATTCGTAGTCTTCCAGCTGTATTTCATGCTTAACTTGGTTGTTCTTGATTACTATTCTGAGACAG encodes:
- the LOC142546426 gene encoding GDSL esterase/lipase WDL1-like — its product is MVGPGRPQFVLFGSSIVQQSYNVGGWGAILADLYCRKADIILRGYSGWNSRRALEVLHQVFPKDAVVQPSLVIVYFGGNDAMRPHPSGLGTHVPLLEYVENMKKVANHIKSLSKKTRLIFLTSPPVNEQLIDKFFGKSLNNQARTNEACHAYAEALVALGKELNIKVINLWAAIQQRDDWLTACLTDGIHFSNEGSRIVVREILKVLKESEWKPSLHWLSMPTEFPENSPYYEVDSDGKTTRNFSNSISSWKIEWTHGIKSNL